One stretch of Coleofasciculaceae cyanobacterium DNA includes these proteins:
- the thrC gene encoding threonine synthase: MSDPSIAKAANNWQGLIETYRSYLPVSEATPVVTLLEGNTPLIAAPAIASRIGRGVKIYVKYDGLNPTGSFKDRGMTMAISKAKEDGAKAVICASTGNTSAAAGAYARRAGMKAFVIIPDGYVALGKLAQALLYGAEVIAIDGNFDDALGIVRQLSENYPVTLVNSVNPYRLQGQKTAAFEVVDVLGNAPDWLCIPVGNAGNITAYWLGFCEYHQSGKCSRLPKMMGFQAAGAAPLVSGERVANPDTLATAIRIGNPANWQKAIAVQEASAGEFNSVTDEEILAAYRILASEEGIFCEPASAASVAGLLKVKERIPEHATVVCVLTGNGLKDPSSALDHSFNELKQGVPKDLEKIAKIMGF; this comes from the coding sequence TTGTCTGATCCCAGTATTGCCAAGGCGGCGAATAACTGGCAAGGTTTAATTGAAACCTATCGTTCTTATTTGCCCGTTAGCGAAGCCACTCCCGTAGTTACCTTGCTTGAGGGAAACACCCCCCTAATTGCTGCTCCGGCGATCGCTTCTCGTATTGGTCGCGGAGTCAAAATTTATGTCAAGTATGACGGTTTAAATCCAACGGGAAGTTTTAAAGACCGTGGTATGACGATGGCAATCTCTAAAGCCAAAGAAGATGGGGCAAAAGCAGTTATTTGTGCTAGCACAGGGAATACCTCAGCAGCAGCAGGAGCATATGCTCGTCGCGCGGGGATGAAGGCATTTGTCATCATTCCTGATGGCTATGTCGCTTTAGGAAAACTGGCGCAGGCTTTATTATATGGTGCAGAAGTGATTGCTATTGATGGCAATTTCGATGATGCCTTGGGCATTGTACGTCAGCTTTCTGAGAATTATCCTGTTACCTTGGTTAATTCAGTTAATCCCTATCGTTTGCAAGGTCAGAAAACCGCAGCTTTTGAGGTGGTTGATGTGCTTGGCAATGCCCCTGATTGGTTGTGCATTCCCGTGGGAAATGCGGGCAATATTACGGCTTATTGGCTCGGATTCTGTGAATATCATCAATCGGGAAAATGTTCTCGTTTGCCCAAAATGATGGGGTTTCAGGCTGCTGGAGCTGCTCCTCTGGTTTCAGGCGAAAGAGTCGCTAATCCTGATACCTTAGCAACGGCGATTAGAATTGGTAATCCTGCCAACTGGCAAAAAGCGATCGCCGTCCAAGAGGCTAGCGCAGGAGAGTTTAACTCTGTAACCGATGAAGAAATTTTAGCTGCCTATCGGATCTTAGCTTCAGAAGAAGGAATTTTTTGCGAACCTGCTAGTGCTGCTTCGGTTGCTGGTTTACTTAAAGTTAAGGAGCGAATACCCGAGCATGCCACAGTAGTTTGCGTTTTAACTGGCAATGGTCTTAAAGATCCTAGCAGTGCACTCGACCATAGCTTTAACGAACTCAAGCAAGGCGTGCCCAAGGATCTAGAAAAAATAGCCAAAATAATGGGCTTTTAA
- the trmFO gene encoding FADH(2)-oxidizing methylenetetrahydrofolate--tRNA-(uracil(54)-C(5))-methyltransferase TrmFO, with translation MTQDRVIVIGGGLAGTEAAWQIARAGVAVTLYEMRPIRTSPAHHTEELAELVCSNSFGAKNSDRAAGLLHEELRRLGSQIIATADQHSVPAGGALAVDRAVFSSELTRALASHPLVELKRSEITKIPQDKIVVLTTGPLTSPELANDLQQFTGMEYMSFFDAASPIIVGESIDRNMAFLASRYDKGEAAYLNCPMNKEQYLRFQQELCQAEQAELKDFERESAKFFEGCLPIEELAQRGEDTMRYGPLKPVGLFDSRLGDFRTPENKSKRPYAVVQLRQEDKAGQLWNMVGFQTNLRWGEQKRVFRLIPGLENAEFVRMGVMHRNTFINAPQLLNSTLQFKHSNKVLAAGQLVGTEGYTAAVAGGWLAGTNAARLALGQKPLAMPETTMMGALFEFISSASRKHFQPMPPNFGIIPPLPSRVKAKQERYGHYRDRSLADLTNWKKTLTPETVALG, from the coding sequence ATGACCCAAGACAGAGTAATTGTAATCGGCGGTGGTTTAGCGGGAACAGAAGCAGCATGGCAGATTGCTCGGGCGGGTGTTGCTGTGACTCTTTACGAAATGCGCCCGATTAGGACTTCTCCTGCACACCACACAGAAGAATTAGCCGAACTAGTGTGTAGTAACTCTTTTGGAGCGAAAAATAGCGATCGCGCTGCCGGTTTACTCCATGAAGAATTACGTCGACTTGGTTCTCAGATAATTGCCACCGCAGACCAGCATTCTGTTCCCGCAGGAGGGGCGTTAGCTGTAGACCGAGCCGTTTTTAGTAGTGAATTAACTCGCGCCCTGGCTAGCCATCCTCTAGTTGAGTTGAAGCGGTCAGAAATTACCAAAATTCCTCAAGATAAAATTGTGGTTTTGACCACAGGTCCTTTAACTAGTCCTGAGCTAGCCAATGACCTACAGCAGTTTACGGGAATGGAGTACATGAGCTTTTTTGATGCTGCTAGCCCGATAATTGTCGGGGAATCAATTGATAGAAATATGGCTTTTCTGGCATCACGCTATGACAAAGGAGAGGCTGCATATCTTAACTGTCCCATGAATAAAGAGCAGTATCTTCGGTTTCAGCAAGAGTTGTGTCAGGCAGAGCAAGCAGAATTGAAAGATTTTGAACGCGAAAGTGCGAAATTCTTTGAAGGCTGTTTACCAATTGAAGAATTAGCGCAGCGTGGAGAGGATACAATGCGTTATGGACCACTTAAGCCAGTGGGTTTATTTGATTCTCGTCTGGGAGATTTTCGTACGCCAGAAAACAAAAGCAAACGCCCTTATGCAGTAGTGCAGCTACGCCAGGAAGATAAAGCAGGACAGCTATGGAATATGGTAGGGTTTCAAACTAACCTGCGCTGGGGTGAACAAAAACGAGTTTTTCGTTTAATTCCCGGGCTGGAAAATGCGGAGTTTGTGCGAATGGGCGTGATGCACCGCAATACCTTTATTAATGCTCCACAGCTATTAAATTCTACACTCCAGTTCAAACACAGCAATAAGGTTTTAGCTGCGGGTCAATTAGTCGGGACAGAAGGTTATACTGCCGCTGTTGCGGGAGGTTGGTTAGCGGGTACTAATGCGGCGCGTTTGGCATTGGGACAAAAACCTCTAGCCATGCCCGAAACTACCATGATGGGGGCGCTATTTGAATTTATTAGTTCAGCATCTAGGAAACATTTTCAGCCTATGCCGCCTAACTTTGGAATTATTCCCCCTTTACCTAGCAGAGTCAAAGCTAAGCAGGAAAGGTACGGTCATTATCGCGATCGCTCTTTAGCTGATTTAACTAACTGGAAAAAGACTTTAACCCCAGAAACGGTAGCGCTCGGCTAG
- a CDS encoding DEAD/DEAH box helicase, with the protein MTTTFKDLGLSDACLSQLEQLGFTEPTQIQQDAVPILLEGKDIVGQSQTGTGKTAAFSLPTLEIVDADNKAVQALILTPTRELAQQVGQAIQDFTPPEKRIYSLTVYGGQSIERQISRLRRGVQIVVGTPGRVIDLLERRELVLDQLKLAILDEADEMLSMGFIDDIKKILRQTPKERQTACLSATMPREIKELIKNFLNSPIYITVKQQEAAPARIEQHVYMVPRGWQKIKALQPILEIEEPESALIFVRTKRTASELTSKLQEAGHSVDEYHGNLSQMQRERLVKRFRDGKVRMVVATDIAARGLDVQDLSHVINYDLPDNTETYIHRIGRTGRAGKTGTAITIAQSGDRRALKQIERRIRAKLEIIQIPNQAQVETKRIGKLNAKIKETLAGERMASFLPLVRELSDEYDAQAIAAAALQMVYDRDCPNWMKGDWDVPEDSFSKPVVKGKKVRSSRKSNYNKSKSLPRTKPQGKLRSEVIIEQ; encoded by the coding sequence ATGACGACTACTTTCAAAGATTTAGGATTATCCGACGCTTGTTTATCACAACTAGAACAACTTGGATTTACCGAACCGACCCAAATTCAGCAAGATGCAGTACCAATCTTATTAGAGGGGAAGGATATTGTCGGTCAATCTCAAACGGGTACAGGCAAAACGGCAGCTTTTTCGCTTCCTACGTTAGAAATTGTTGATGCAGATAACAAAGCGGTACAGGCGTTAATTTTGACTCCAACCAGAGAATTGGCTCAACAGGTAGGACAAGCAATCCAAGATTTTACTCCTCCAGAAAAAAGAATTTATTCTTTAACTGTTTATGGTGGTCAATCCATCGAAAGACAAATCTCTAGATTGCGTCGAGGAGTGCAAATTGTCGTAGGTACTCCAGGGCGAGTAATCGATCTTCTAGAGCGTAGAGAACTTGTTTTAGACCAGCTAAAGCTAGCAATCTTGGATGAAGCCGATGAAATGTTAAGTATGGGCTTTATTGACGATATTAAGAAAATTTTGCGTCAGACTCCCAAGGAAAGACAGACAGCTTGTTTGTCTGCCACTATGCCCAGAGAGATTAAAGAATTAATCAAAAACTTTTTAAACTCTCCTATTTACATCACGGTTAAACAGCAAGAAGCTGCTCCCGCTAGAATCGAGCAGCACGTTTATATGGTGCCTCGTGGTTGGCAGAAAATTAAGGCACTACAGCCAATTTTAGAAATTGAAGAGCCAGAATCGGCACTGATCTTTGTTCGCACTAAACGTACTGCTAGCGAATTAACTAGCAAGCTACAGGAAGCAGGTCACAGCGTTGATGAATATCATGGCAACTTGAGTCAAATGCAGCGTGAAAGACTAGTTAAACGCTTCCGCGATGGCAAAGTAAGAATGGTAGTGGCAACAGATATTGCAGCTAGAGGATTGGATGTACAGGATCTCAGCCACGTAATCAACTACGATTTGCCTGACAATACCGAAACTTATATTCACCGCATTGGGCGGACTGGTCGTGCTGGTAAAACAGGAACAGCGATCACCATTGCCCAGTCTGGAGATCGTCGTGCCTTGAAACAAATTGAGCGTCGCATCAGAGCTAAATTAGAGATTATTCAAATTCCTAATCAAGCGCAAGTAGAAACCAAACGCATTGGCAAACTCAATGCCAAAATTAAAGAAACATTGGCAGGAGAAAGAATGGCATCTTTCTTACCATTGGTAAGAGAATTAAGTGATGAGTATGATGCTCAAGCGATCGCTGCCGCTGCCCTACAAATGGTCTATGACCGTGATTGCCCCAACTGGATGAAGGGAGATTGGGATGTTCCTGAAGATAGTTTTAGTAAGCCAGTTGTTAAAGGCAAAAAAGTTCGTTCTTCTCGCAAAAGCAACTACAACAAATCTAAATCTCTTCCTCGAACTAAACCTCAAGGTAAGTTAAGATCGGAAGTGATTATTGAACAGTAG
- a CDS encoding DUF4327 family protein: MTKQVAHPMMKLQRKVSSLVESKIVKPDDRIGKIALLLGNDWLYWKNELQDFDFSTQDQIQELLSVEDWDEN; encoded by the coding sequence ATGACAAAACAAGTTGCTCATCCCATGATGAAATTGCAACGGAAGGTATCTTCCTTGGTAGAATCTAAAATCGTCAAACCAGACGATCGCATTGGAAAAATTGCCCTTTTACTAGGCAATGACTGGTTATATTGGAAAAACGAACTACAAGACTTCGATTTTTCTACTCAAGACCAAATTCAAGAACTACTATCGGTAGAAGATTGGGATGAAAATTAA
- a CDS encoding protein kinase, which translates to MVIFTLLEPQTNQPLQQWEFSEQSVIRIGRAQNNDIVLHGYFQVSRQHLELTLVDPSQEKWQLISRGTNGTLLNNNFVTEATLNHDDLIRLAENGPVFKFELESCLAENQSELEQTNILNTVDHCDHKDNPDGSIFCRHCGQPIVEEEHYVGSYQILRTLGRGGMGTTYLAWDRHRTVKNAPMLLVLKQMNADMARIAKARELFEREARILKSLDHPGIPKYYDFFVENNHKYIVMELIHGHNLEQFVNQRGATDPQRTIHWMIQICKILEYLHNLEPPLVHRDIKPANLMLRNLDNRLMLLDFGAVKELGTALETRIGVEGYSAPEQYRGKPCPQSDIYGVGTTIIFLLTGKAPMQYYRYQSNKFEFDIGSIPNLPTDLAQVLDIACQPEPRDRYQTAQELLEALSNCLSK; encoded by the coding sequence ATGGTCATTTTTACGCTATTAGAACCGCAGACAAATCAACCACTTCAGCAGTGGGAATTTTCCGAGCAATCGGTAATTCGTATTGGTCGCGCTCAAAACAACGATATTGTACTTCATGGCTATTTTCAAGTTTCCCGTCAGCATTTAGAACTAACCTTAGTCGATCCAAGCCAAGAAAAATGGCAACTTATTAGTAGAGGAACTAACGGCACTCTCCTCAATAACAATTTTGTGACCGAAGCTACTCTCAATCACGACGATCTGATTCGCTTGGCAGAAAATGGTCCCGTATTTAAGTTTGAACTAGAATCTTGTTTAGCTGAAAATCAATCAGAGCTCGAACAGACTAATATTTTAAATACCGTCGATCATTGTGACCATAAAGATAACCCAGACGGAAGTATCTTTTGCCGACACTGCGGACAACCAATAGTTGAGGAAGAGCATTATGTTGGTTCTTATCAGATTCTGCGGACATTAGGCAGAGGAGGCATGGGAACTACCTATCTTGCCTGGGATCGTCACCGTACGGTCAAGAATGCACCAATGCTTTTAGTTCTCAAACAGATGAATGCAGATATGGCGCGTATTGCTAAAGCTAGAGAACTATTTGAAAGAGAAGCGCGCATTTTAAAATCTCTAGATCATCCAGGCATTCCCAAATACTATGATTTTTTTGTAGAAAATAATCACAAATATATTGTCATGGAATTGATCCATGGTCACAATCTAGAGCAGTTTGTTAATCAGCGTGGTGCAACCGATCCACAAAGAACGATTCACTGGATGATTCAAATTTGCAAGATTTTGGAATATCTCCATAATCTAGAGCCACCTCTAGTACATAGAGACATTAAACCCGCTAACTTGATGCTACGCAACCTTGATAACCGTCTCATGCTGCTTGATTTTGGTGCAGTCAAAGAACTTGGAACTGCTTTGGAAACTCGAATTGGAGTTGAAGGATACAGTGCTCCAGAACAGTATCGAGGTAAACCTTGTCCTCAATCAGATATTTATGGAGTTGGCACAACTATTATTTTCCTATTAACGGGTAAAGCACCCATGCAATATTATCGCTACCAAAGCAATAAATTTGAGTTTGATATTGGCAGTATTCCTAACTTACCGACTGATTTGGCTCAAGTTCTTGATATTGCTTGTCAACCTGAGCCAAGAGATCGCTATCAAACCGCTCAGGAGCTTTTAGAAGCTCTGTCTAACTGCCTTTCTAAATAA
- a CDS encoding serine/threonine phosphatase — protein sequence MLICPQCEFENPIENNFCQNCGVSLTHKICCQCQTEIPIEAKICYSCGAANHTILWAIISQPKAVEELKPKPELAQVEGAITSNHPQLEIENLSDLFVNSQRTTNLALQIKPEQSQIYNRYALKQDSSSKSLFEIKDRGLNFEFLQGKVIDRYPLQKSHLATLQKQQMDLFAELSQDLNNSYLSVTQYWNLVGLPTHALPYLILERYTPTVPQIYDAWQQQDQGVVLLPDRSQLQLVTELWSQQEPPLLQIIWFLDEMAKLWQPLQQISCAQSLLIKENLRIDEDQAFCLQQLYMDLDSSPTLKELAQTWQFCFAEAGMAHLDHLEELLDKTIAGEITLIEQLRSELHNLGLDESEVESLNIDTSSLVNIALPQYETTESEFNLEMSQQHGFFNEVDESMMYPSEFEEQATAIIPMQLQSITQASCSDIGTQRDHNEDFFGVKTLMDKAENNTENNLSVRGLYIVCDGMGGHAAGEVASAMAVENLQKYFQTNWQLELPDHNTIERGVLLANEALYQTNIDNSRSGSGRMGTTLVMALLQDTQLAIAHVGDSRIYRLSRKQGLEQLTTDHEVGQREINRGVDPEIAYGRPDSYQLTQALGPRESNYVRPDVQFIEITEDCLLLLCSDGLSDNEFIEQNWSEYLEPLISSSADLQAGLFKLVDQANKHNGHDNITAVLLRIKLKPNF from the coding sequence ATGCTTATATGTCCCCAATGTGAGTTTGAAAACCCAATCGAAAATAATTTTTGCCAAAATTGTGGTGTTTCCTTGACTCATAAAATTTGTTGCCAATGTCAGACAGAGATTCCTATCGAAGCAAAAATTTGTTATTCATGCGGTGCTGCCAACCATACTATACTATGGGCAATAATCTCTCAGCCAAAAGCTGTCGAAGAACTTAAACCCAAACCAGAATTAGCTCAGGTCGAGGGGGCTATCACCAGCAATCATCCGCAACTAGAAATTGAAAATTTGTCTGATTTGTTTGTCAACAGTCAAAGAACAACTAATCTGGCGCTACAGATTAAACCAGAGCAAAGTCAAATCTATAATCGTTATGCACTCAAGCAAGACTCAAGTTCTAAATCACTTTTTGAAATTAAAGATCGGGGTTTAAATTTTGAATTTCTCCAGGGTAAGGTAATCGACCGATATCCCCTACAAAAATCCCATTTGGCAACTCTACAAAAGCAACAAATGGATTTATTCGCTGAACTAAGCCAAGATTTAAATAATTCATATTTGTCAGTAACCCAATACTGGAATTTAGTTGGATTACCAACCCATGCTCTACCCTACTTAATTTTGGAAAGGTATACTCCGACAGTCCCACAAATTTATGATGCCTGGCAGCAACAAGATCAGGGAGTTGTATTATTACCAGACCGTTCACAATTGCAATTAGTTACCGAACTATGGTCGCAGCAAGAACCCCCACTGTTACAAATTATTTGGTTTTTAGACGAAATGGCAAAGCTTTGGCAGCCTCTACAGCAAATTAGCTGCGCTCAAAGTCTTTTAATCAAAGAAAATTTACGCATAGATGAAGACCAAGCTTTTTGCTTACAGCAACTATATATGGATCTAGATAGTTCTCCGACTTTAAAAGAATTGGCGCAAACTTGGCAATTTTGCTTTGCCGAAGCAGGGATGGCTCATTTAGATCACCTTGAAGAGTTGCTAGACAAAACGATTGCGGGAGAGATTACCCTGATCGAGCAGTTGAGGTCTGAACTTCATAATCTTGGTCTGGATGAATCAGAAGTTGAGTCTCTCAATATTGATACCAGCTCTCTTGTGAATATTGCTTTGCCTCAATATGAAACGACCGAATCTGAGTTTAATTTGGAAATGTCTCAACAGCATGGTTTCTTTAATGAAGTAGACGAATCAATGATGTATCCGAGCGAGTTTGAAGAACAGGCAACAGCTATAATACCAATGCAGCTTCAAAGTATTACGCAAGCTAGCTGTTCTGATATTGGGACTCAACGAGATCACAATGAAGATTTTTTTGGAGTCAAAACCTTAATGGATAAGGCAGAGAACAATACTGAAAATAATCTTAGCGTTCGTGGTTTATATATAGTATGTGATGGCATGGGGGGACACGCAGCGGGGGAAGTTGCCAGTGCGATGGCAGTAGAAAACCTGCAAAAATATTTTCAAACCAATTGGCAGTTAGAGTTGCCAGATCATAATACGATTGAACGGGGTGTTCTGTTAGCCAATGAAGCTTTGTATCAAACCAACATTGATAATTCTCGCTCTGGTAGCGGTAGAATGGGTACAACTTTGGTAATGGCTTTACTACAGGATACTCAACTTGCGATCGCCCATGTGGGAGATAGTCGCATCTATCGCCTAAGTCGTAAACAGGGATTAGAACAGTTAACTACAGATCACGAAGTCGGTCAAAGAGAAATTAATCGTGGGGTAGACCCAGAAATAGCCTATGGTAGACCAGATTCCTATCAACTAACTCAGGCATTAGGACCCAGAGAAAGTAACTATGTACGACCTGATGTTCAATTTATCGAAATTACCGAAGATTGCCTACTTTTGCTTTGTTCGGATGGTCTTTCTGATAATGAGTTTATCGAACAAAATTGGTCTGAGTACCTTGAACCCTTAATCAGTTCTAGTGCCGATCTCCAAGCTGGTTTGTTTAAATTAGTTGACCAGGCCAACAAACATAATGGTCACGACAATATTACTGCCGTATTGCTTAGAATTAAGTTAAAACCTAATTTCTAA